The Litchfieldia alkalitelluris genome has a window encoding:
- the cobA gene encoding uroporphyrinogen-III C-methyltransferase: MRISKVYLVGAGPGDAKLMTIKGLEAIQKADVILYDRLVNPSLLDFSSSSCEKIYCGKLPDRHHLKQDEINKLLVEKALEGKTVVRLKGGDPGVFGRVGEEAEELANHEIPFEIIPGITSGIAAPLYAGIPVTHREYGESFAIVTAHDKSNDGEGKINWEGLAKGIDTIAFYMGIANLQTICEKLIHYGKSENTPVILIQWGTYGRQKTVEGTLSSITTNAKKAQLTNPAITLVGNIISLRSKLKWFENKPLFGRQILLARTGILSSELATDLINQGSDVIEFPKWKKSTLTVDEVILQKIGDYEHILFTSPECVEDFFEALFQSGRDIREITGAIFGASVKSVNALRKKGLNAELTGESSLSSGKLLTVKCEHRMGVQERLERELEGDVYITSTIQLDKDYLPIYERMFQEASIDSVIFPSSKSVSCFIAGLKENLYNHQEFLQNKKVFCMGDKTRDALQANGISDTVISKQATRSSLLDSL, translated from the coding sequence ATGAGAATATCGAAAGTATATCTTGTTGGAGCAGGCCCTGGAGATGCAAAGTTGATGACGATAAAGGGACTTGAGGCAATTCAAAAAGCAGACGTCATTTTATATGATCGCCTCGTAAACCCGAGTCTACTTGATTTTTCCTCTTCCTCATGTGAAAAAATCTATTGTGGTAAGCTGCCAGATCGACATCATTTAAAACAAGATGAAATTAATAAATTGTTAGTGGAAAAGGCGTTAGAAGGAAAAACGGTTGTAAGGTTAAAAGGTGGAGATCCTGGCGTATTTGGTCGTGTAGGGGAAGAAGCAGAGGAATTAGCCAATCATGAAATACCGTTTGAAATTATACCTGGAATCACCTCAGGAATTGCTGCCCCTTTATACGCTGGAATTCCGGTTACTCATCGCGAGTATGGTGAGAGTTTTGCCATTGTGACAGCACACGATAAATCAAATGATGGAGAAGGAAAAATAAACTGGGAGGGTCTTGCGAAAGGAATCGATACCATTGCGTTTTACATGGGAATCGCTAACCTCCAAACCATTTGTGAAAAATTAATTCACTATGGAAAAAGCGAAAATACTCCAGTCATTCTCATTCAATGGGGAACCTACGGACGACAAAAAACAGTAGAGGGTACTTTATCTTCAATAACGACAAATGCAAAAAAAGCTCAATTAACGAACCCGGCCATTACTCTTGTTGGTAATATCATTTCACTTAGAAGTAAGCTAAAATGGTTTGAAAATAAACCTCTATTCGGCAGGCAAATTCTTTTGGCAAGAACCGGAATCTTATCTAGTGAATTAGCTACCGATTTAATCAATCAAGGATCAGACGTGATAGAATTTCCAAAGTGGAAAAAAAGTACACTAACAGTAGATGAAGTTATACTCCAAAAAATTGGTGATTATGAGCACATCTTGTTTACATCACCTGAATGTGTAGAAGATTTCTTTGAAGCGTTGTTTCAAAGTGGTAGAGATATCAGGGAGATAACAGGAGCTATATTTGGAGCTTCGGTAAAATCGGTGAATGCTTTAAGAAAAAAGGGGCTAAATGCCGAACTAACGGGAGAAAGTAGTTTATCTTCAGGCAAGCTCCTCACGGTAAAATGCGAGCATCGTATGGGAGTTCAGGAAAGGCTTGAGCGAGAATTAGAAGGAGATGTGTATATCACTAGCACAATCCAATTAGATAAAGATTACCTCCCAATCTATGAACGAATGTTTCAAGAAGCTTCCATTGATTCGGTCATTTTTCCAAGCAGTAAATCAGTGTCTTGCTTCATTGCCGGACTAAAAGAAAATCTCTACAACCACCAAGAGTTCCTTCAGAACAAAAAAGTTTTTTGTATGGGAGATAAAACAAGAGATGCCTTACAAGCGAATGGAATTAGCGATACTGTCATTTCAAAGCAAGCTACAAGGTCTTCCTTGCTTGATAGTTTGTAG
- a CDS encoding sirohydrochlorin chelatase — MEALIYAGHGSRTESGNSQFISFVKEMMMTIDVPLQGYGFLEGARPSILEAISMLVSQGATSITIMPILLLTGAHANQDIPGEIFKAQKIYPRILFYYGKPFGCDEMIIEILHDRLSVHDYKNKKFKSVLLVSHGSYDKNALSQFEEIAQKLRYNQPFDVLTCYLNMSTPTFSDELENVLKQTYEEVYVIPYLLFSGGFTVEIENITESFQKQFPGKKIFTCEPIGFDVKLKKLFTKRIQEVQPLIQN, encoded by the coding sequence ATGGAAGCACTGATTTATGCAGGTCATGGAAGCAGAACTGAATCTGGGAACTCACAGTTTATTTCATTTGTGAAGGAAATGATGATGACAATTGATGTTCCTTTACAAGGATATGGTTTTCTTGAAGGAGCAAGGCCCTCCATTTTGGAAGCAATATCCATGCTTGTTTCACAAGGAGCTACATCAATTACAATTATGCCAATCTTATTATTAACGGGGGCACATGCAAACCAAGATATCCCAGGGGAAATTTTTAAGGCTCAAAAAATATATCCAAGAATTCTATTTTATTATGGTAAGCCTTTTGGATGTGATGAAATGATAATCGAGATTCTCCATGACCGTCTTAGTGTTCATGATTATAAAAATAAAAAATTTAAATCTGTATTGCTAGTAAGTCATGGCAGCTATGACAAAAATGCACTTTCGCAATTTGAAGAAATTGCACAAAAGCTCAGGTATAATCAGCCGTTTGATGTTCTTACTTGCTATTTAAATATGTCGACCCCAACTTTTTCAGACGAATTAGAAAATGTATTAAAACAAACTTATGAAGAAGTATACGTTATTCCGTATTTATTATTTTCAGGAGGTTTCACAGTTGAGATTGAAAACATCACTGAATCTTTTCAAAAGCAATTTCCTGGAAAGAAAATATTCACTTGTGAGCCCATCGGATTTGATGTAAAGTTAAAAAAGTTGTTCACTAAGCGGATCCAAGAAGTCCAACCACTAATTCAAAATTAA
- the nirD gene encoding nitrite reductase small subunit NirD codes for MISSDTYVEAIKISDLPIGAGQVVQLENESIAIFKCSNGEIYAIENKSPHPKGGTIAEGLVSGEYVFCPLYNWKVSLQSGEVQAPDHGKVRTFPTKVLDGIVYLVKG; via the coding sequence ATGATAAGTTCAGACACATATGTTGAAGCTATTAAAATAAGTGATCTTCCAATAGGAGCGGGACAGGTAGTACAACTAGAAAATGAAAGTATTGCGATCTTTAAATGTTCGAACGGTGAAATCTATGCAATTGAAAATAAAAGTCCACATCCTAAAGGTGGAACCATTGCAGAAGGACTTGTTAGTGGGGAATATGTATTTTGTCCTCTATATAATTGGAAAGTTTCTTTACAATCTGGTGAAGTTCAGGCACCTGATCACGGAAAAGTCAGAACTTTCCCTACCAAAGTGCTTGACGGAATAGTATATTTAGTTAAAGGATAA
- the nirB gene encoding nitrite reductase large subunit NirB, whose translation MEKKKLVMIGNGMAGVRTIEELLKVAPEQFEITIFGKEPHPNYNRIQLSTVLQGDTNIKDIIMNDWQWYEDNNIQLFTNEPIAKIDAQQKQVVSDQGRVVNYDELIIATGSRSFILPIPGSDKQGVVGFRDIADCEEMIQTAKHNKKAVVIGGGLLGLEAARGLLNLGMTVDVVHLMPHLMERQLDAAAAKLLKNELEQQGMNFLMEKKTTEILGEDRVTGLRFSDNTEVEADLIVMALGIVPNIQLGKDSGLYVNRAIVVNDYMETNVNNVYAVGECAEHREITYGLVAPLYEQGKVLAEHLAGKQPKPYEGTIVGTQLKVSGVDLFSAGEIYEDETTKSIIVQNEFDGVYKKILIRNNSLAGIVLYGDTKDGNRLFNMLTSQEDVSGMTSVNILQGTCGAVDNSGDVASMPDSELVCGCNGVTKGTIVSAIKEQNLTSVEQVSGCTNAGRSCGRCKPMVADILAYTLGDQFDQTKQKTAICGCTTLSREDVIDEIKAKGLQTVKEVMNVLEWKNEEGCSKCRPAVNYYLGMIYADEYRDARDSRLVNEKMHANIQKDGTYSVVPRMYGGVTTAEDLKKIAEVAEKYNVPLVKLTGGQRIGLFGVKKQDLPAMWEDLGMPSGYAYGKTLRTVKTCVGATFCRFGTQDSMGLGIDLEKKFERLDTPHKVKMGVSACPRNCAEAGIKDLGFVGIDGGWEIYVAGNGGVDLRAADLLCTVKTKEKVMDISSAFIQYYRETANYLERTAPWIERMGFDHIKEVLEDENARKLLNERLDKTLKRYNEPWQEAIESKEIQDKYYVTR comes from the coding sequence ATGGAAAAGAAAAAATTAGTCATGATTGGTAACGGAATGGCAGGAGTTAGGACAATTGAGGAACTGCTTAAAGTAGCTCCGGAACAATTTGAAATTACGATTTTTGGAAAAGAACCACATCCAAATTACAATAGAATTCAGCTTTCTACTGTTTTACAAGGTGATACTAATATTAAAGATATTATTATGAATGATTGGCAGTGGTATGAAGATAACAACATACAGCTTTTTACTAATGAGCCTATTGCCAAAATAGATGCGCAACAAAAGCAAGTCGTATCCGATCAAGGAAGAGTTGTAAACTATGATGAGTTAATTATTGCGACTGGTTCTCGCTCTTTTATTTTGCCAATCCCAGGTTCAGACAAACAGGGAGTGGTTGGTTTTAGAGATATTGCTGACTGTGAAGAAATGATTCAAACCGCAAAGCACAATAAAAAAGCGGTCGTTATTGGTGGAGGACTTTTAGGTCTAGAGGCAGCTAGAGGTTTACTTAACCTCGGTATGACAGTAGACGTAGTACATTTGATGCCGCATTTAATGGAAAGACAACTCGATGCAGCAGCGGCTAAACTGCTTAAAAATGAGCTTGAGCAACAGGGCATGAACTTTTTAATGGAAAAGAAAACAACCGAAATTCTTGGTGAAGATCGTGTGACTGGTCTGAGATTTAGTGATAATACAGAAGTTGAAGCAGATCTAATTGTGATGGCGCTTGGAATTGTTCCAAATATACAGCTGGGAAAAGACAGCGGATTATATGTTAATCGAGCCATTGTTGTCAATGATTACATGGAAACAAATGTGAATAATGTGTACGCAGTAGGAGAATGTGCAGAGCACCGAGAGATCACGTATGGTTTGGTGGCACCACTTTACGAGCAAGGAAAAGTATTGGCTGAGCATTTAGCTGGGAAACAACCAAAACCTTATGAGGGAACAATTGTGGGTACTCAGTTAAAGGTATCTGGTGTTGATTTATTTTCTGCTGGAGAAATCTATGAAGATGAGACAACTAAATCGATTATTGTTCAAAATGAATTTGATGGTGTTTATAAAAAAATTCTCATCAGAAATAACAGTTTAGCTGGGATTGTATTATATGGTGACACAAAAGATGGAAATCGTTTATTTAACATGTTAACAAGTCAAGAAGATGTTAGTGGTATGACAAGTGTGAACATTCTTCAAGGAACTTGCGGGGCGGTAGATAATAGTGGTGATGTTGCCTCAATGCCAGATTCAGAGTTAGTTTGTGGTTGTAATGGTGTGACCAAAGGGACGATTGTCTCTGCGATAAAAGAACAGAACTTAACATCTGTGGAGCAAGTAAGTGGGTGTACAAATGCAGGTCGTTCTTGTGGGCGTTGTAAGCCAATGGTGGCTGATATTTTAGCTTATACACTTGGTGATCAATTTGATCAAACAAAACAAAAAACAGCAATATGTGGCTGTACAACATTAAGCCGCGAAGATGTAATTGACGAAATCAAAGCAAAGGGACTTCAAACGGTTAAAGAGGTTATGAATGTTTTAGAGTGGAAGAATGAGGAAGGCTGTTCAAAATGCCGTCCAGCTGTGAACTACTATCTTGGAATGATATATGCTGACGAATATCGAGATGCAAGAGATTCACGACTAGTTAATGAGAAAATGCATGCAAATATTCAGAAAGACGGAACCTATTCTGTTGTACCAAGAATGTATGGTGGGGTGACAACAGCAGAGGACCTTAAGAAAATTGCTGAAGTCGCTGAGAAATATAATGTACCATTAGTTAAATTAACGGGTGGTCAACGTATTGGATTGTTCGGAGTGAAAAAGCAAGACCTACCGGCTATGTGGGAAGACCTTGGAATGCCATCTGGCTATGCATATGGTAAAACTTTAAGAACTGTAAAAACATGTGTAGGTGCAACCTTCTGTCGATTTGGTACCCAAGATTCAATGGGACTTGGGATTGATCTAGAAAAGAAATTTGAACGGTTAGATACTCCACACAAAGTGAAAATGGGTGTTTCTGCTTGTCCGAGAAACTGTGCGGAAGCTGGAATTAAGGACTTAGGATTTGTAGGAATTGATGGTGGCTGGGAAATCTATGTTGCCGGAAACGGTGGAGTCGATTTAAGAGCTGCAGATCTACTATGTACTGTCAAAACAAAAGAAAAAGTGATGGACATTTCAAGTGCGTTTATCCAATACTACCGTGAAACAGCAAACTATCTAGAGCGTACAGCTCCATGGATTGAACGAATGGGCTTCGATCATATTAAAGAAGTTTTAGAAGATGAGAATGCTAGAAAGCTATTAAACGAACGTTTGGATAAAACGTTAAAGAGATATAATGAACCATGGCAGGAAGCAATCGAAAGTAAAGAAATACAAGATAAATACTATGTAACAAGATAA